The following proteins are co-located in the Planococcus plakortidis genome:
- a CDS encoding carbonic anhydrase, with amino-acid sequence MELKRQNEEFIQKIKAQDPSYFDELKKGQTPEYFLLSCSDSRVSPSVIMQMPLGHMFVHRNIANQVVEEDESFSASLYYAIRHLNVKKLVVKGHTGCGGVKAAWEGNEEPELQKWLAYIRRGLPEKTGDGGLRWTSCQS; translated from the coding sequence ATGGAGCTGAAACGGCAGAACGAAGAGTTCATCCAAAAAATCAAAGCCCAGGATCCGTCCTACTTCGACGAATTGAAAAAAGGGCAAACGCCTGAATACTTCTTGCTGTCATGCAGTGATTCGCGCGTCAGCCCCTCCGTCATCATGCAGATGCCGCTTGGGCATATGTTCGTCCACCGGAATATCGCCAACCAAGTCGTTGAAGAAGATGAAAGCTTCTCTGCCAGTTTGTACTATGCAATCCGCCATTTGAACGTCAAGAAGCTCGTCGTCAAAGGCCATACAGGCTGTGGAGGCGTAAAAGCCGCCTGGGAAGGCAATGAAGAACCTGAACTGCAGAAATGGCTGGCTTATATCAGGAGAGGATTACCTGAGAAAACAGGCGACGGGGGCCTACGCTGGACGAGCTGTCAAAGCTGA